A stretch of Streptomyces vietnamensis DNA encodes these proteins:
- a CDS encoding S1C family serine protease: MTDFQEQQPQQPYYPPQPPRPPYEPTQPMQGPYEPTQPITTEPGTTIWPSGGHVPPPVDPPLVAAGPAPAPSPRRRAKRGVGLMAAVAIAAAAVGGGTATLVQNLTSDKASVSASSPVVSGTNVSTGTKGTVAGVAEAVSPSIVEISATSNSGKSTGSGVIITSDGEIVTNNHVVSGASSVTVQLSNGKTYRAEVVGTDPDKDLALIKLQGASGLKAAALGDSSNLRVGDEVVAIGSPEGLTGTVTSGIVSALDRDVTVAKDEGGQDQQQEQQQWDPRQGWPFEFGGQQFNGDTGSSKTTYKAIQTDASLNPGNSGGALINMNGEIIGINSAMYSPSSSNGSTAGSVGLGFAIPIDTVKADLDSLRSGGAN, from the coding sequence ATGACGGACTTCCAGGAGCAGCAGCCGCAGCAGCCGTACTACCCGCCGCAGCCGCCGAGGCCGCCGTACGAGCCGACGCAGCCGATGCAGGGGCCGTACGAGCCGACGCAGCCGATCACCACCGAGCCGGGCACGACCATCTGGCCCTCGGGCGGTCACGTGCCGCCGCCGGTGGACCCGCCCCTCGTCGCCGCCGGGCCCGCCCCGGCCCCCTCGCCCCGCCGCCGCGCCAAGCGGGGCGTCGGGCTCATGGCGGCCGTCGCCATCGCGGCCGCGGCGGTCGGCGGCGGCACGGCGACGCTGGTCCAGAACCTCACCTCCGACAAGGCCTCCGTGAGCGCCTCCTCCCCCGTCGTCAGCGGCACCAACGTCTCCACCGGCACCAAGGGCACCGTCGCCGGGGTCGCCGAGGCGGTCTCCCCCTCCATCGTGGAGATCTCCGCGACCTCGAACTCCGGCAAGTCCACCGGCTCGGGCGTGATCATCACCTCCGACGGCGAGATCGTCACCAACAACCACGTGGTCTCCGGCGCCTCCTCGGTCACCGTGCAGCTCAGCAACGGCAAGACGTACCGGGCCGAGGTCGTCGGCACGGACCCCGACAAGGACCTCGCCCTGATCAAGCTCCAGGGCGCCTCCGGGCTCAAGGCCGCCGCGCTCGGCGACTCCTCGAACCTCAGGGTCGGCGACGAGGTCGTCGCGATCGGCTCCCCCGAGGGCCTGACCGGCACCGTCACCAGCGGCATCGTCTCCGCGCTCGACCGGGACGTGACCGTCGCCAAGGACGAGGGCGGCCAGGACCAGCAGCAGGAACAGCAGCAGTGGGACCCGCGGCAGGGCTGGCCGTTCGAGTTCGGCGGTCAGCAGTTCAACGGCGACACCGGTTCGTCGAAGACCACGTACAAGGCGATCCAGACCGATGCCTCGCTCAATCCGGGGAATTCCGGCGGCGCGTTGATCAATATGAACGGCGAGATCATCGGAATCAATTCGGCCATGTATTCGCCCAGTTCTTCGAACGGCTCC
- a CDS encoding LacI family DNA-binding transcriptional regulator, with translation MAKVTRDDVARLAGTSTAVVSYVINNGPRPVAPATRERVLAAIKELGYRPDRVAQAMASRRTDLIGMIVPDARQPFFGEMAHAVEQAAAERGKMVLVGNSDYRTEREVHYLRAFLGMRVSGLILVSQGMSEQAASEIEAWDARVVLLHERPEAIDDVAVVTDDIGGAQLATRHLLEHGHPYVACLGGVPNTPAVGDPVADHVEGWRRAMQEAGLSTEGRLFEAPYNRYDAYQVALKLLAGPDRPPAIFCSTDDQAFGVLRAARELRIEVPTELAVAGFDDVKEAALTDPPLTTVASDRPAMARAAVDLVLDDSIRVGAPRRERVKLFPSALIVRRSCGCHGG, from the coding sequence GTGGCCAAGGTGACGCGGGATGACGTAGCGCGACTTGCGGGTACTTCTACCGCCGTCGTGAGCTACGTCATCAACAACGGACCCCGGCCGGTCGCCCCGGCCACGCGCGAGCGTGTCCTCGCCGCCATCAAGGAGCTGGGCTACCGCCCGGACCGGGTGGCCCAGGCGATGGCCTCGCGGCGCACCGACCTCATAGGCATGATCGTCCCCGACGCGCGGCAGCCGTTCTTCGGGGAGATGGCGCACGCGGTCGAGCAGGCCGCCGCCGAGCGCGGGAAGATGGTCCTCGTCGGCAACTCCGACTACCGGACCGAGCGCGAGGTCCACTACCTGCGCGCCTTCCTCGGCATGCGGGTCTCCGGACTGATCCTGGTCAGCCAGGGCATGAGCGAGCAGGCCGCGAGCGAGATCGAGGCCTGGGACGCGCGCGTGGTGCTGCTGCACGAGCGGCCCGAGGCGATCGACGACGTGGCCGTCGTGACCGACGACATCGGCGGCGCCCAGCTCGCCACCCGGCACCTCCTGGAGCACGGCCACCCGTACGTGGCCTGCCTCGGCGGCGTCCCGAACACCCCGGCCGTCGGCGACCCGGTCGCCGACCACGTCGAGGGCTGGCGGCGCGCCATGCAGGAGGCCGGTCTCTCGACCGAGGGCCGGCTCTTCGAAGCCCCGTACAACCGGTACGACGCCTACCAGGTCGCCCTCAAGCTGCTCGCGGGCCCGGACAGGCCGCCGGCCATCTTCTGCTCCACCGACGACCAGGCCTTCGGTGTCCTGCGGGCCGCCCGCGAGCTGCGCATCGAGGTGCCGACGGAGCTGGCGGTCGCGGGCTTCGACGACGTGAAGGAGGCGGCGCTCACCGATCCGCCGCTGACCACCGTCGCCTCGGACCGCCCCGCGATGGCCCGGGCGGCCGTGGACCTGGTCCTCGACGACTCGATCCGGGTGGGGGCCCCCCGCCGCGAGCGGGTGAAGCTCTTCCCGTCGGCGCTGATCGTCCGCCGCTCCTGCGGCTGCCACGGCGGCTGA
- a CDS encoding response regulator transcription factor, producing the protein MSSLLLLTNALQPSTEVLPALGLLLHNVRVAPAEGPALVDTPGADVILVDGRRDLPQVRSLCQLLRSTGPGCPLILVVTEGGLAAVTADWGIDDVLLDTAGPAEVEARLRLAMGRQQIVSDDSPMEIRNGDLSVDEATYSAKLKGRVLDLTFKEFELLKYLAQHPGRVFTRAQLLQEVWGYDYFGGTRTVDVHVRRLRAKLGPEHESLIGTVRNVGYRFVTPEKVERAAEEARAKAEGARAKEEARVSARVKGDTEAVTPT; encoded by the coding sequence ATGAGTTCTCTGCTGCTCCTGACCAACGCCCTCCAGCCGTCGACCGAGGTGCTCCCCGCACTCGGCCTGCTGCTGCACAACGTCCGGGTCGCCCCGGCCGAGGGCCCCGCCCTCGTGGACACCCCCGGCGCGGATGTGATCCTCGTCGACGGCCGGCGCGACCTGCCACAGGTGCGCTCGCTCTGCCAGCTGCTGCGCTCCACCGGGCCCGGCTGTCCGCTGATCCTCGTCGTCACGGAAGGCGGCCTCGCGGCCGTCACCGCCGACTGGGGCATCGACGACGTCCTCCTCGACACGGCGGGCCCCGCCGAGGTCGAGGCGCGGCTCCGGCTCGCGATGGGCCGCCAGCAGATCGTCTCGGACGACTCCCCGATGGAGATCCGCAACGGCGACCTGTCGGTCGACGAGGCGACGTACAGCGCGAAGCTGAAGGGCCGGGTCCTGGACCTGACCTTCAAGGAGTTCGAGCTGCTCAAGTACCTGGCCCAGCACCCGGGCCGGGTCTTCACGCGCGCGCAGCTCCTCCAGGAGGTGTGGGGGTACGACTACTTCGGCGGCACCCGTACGGTCGACGTCCACGTACGGCGGCTGCGGGCCAAGCTCGGCCCCGAGCACGAGTCCCTCATCGGCACCGTCCGGAACGTCGGCTACCGCTTCGTCACCCCCGAGAAGGTCGAGCGGGCGGCGGAGGAGGCCCGTGCCAAGGCCGAGGGCGCGCGTGCCAAGGAGGAGGCCCGCGTGAGCGCCCGCGTCAAGGGAGACACGGAGGCCGTCACCCCCACGTAG
- a CDS encoding alpha/beta hydrolase, with protein MSSEAEGRFHILDVSSLTSRPLRSTLCTEDGVRIEAVYEPSGASVTDTAVVLAHGFTGSADRPAVRRAARVLAERGAAVVTFSFRGHGRSGGRSTVGDREVLDLSAAVRWARELGHARVATVGFSMGGSVVLRHAALERGTEGRADAVAAVSAPARWYYRGTAPMRRVHWVVTRPAGRLVGRYGLGTRIDSRAWDPVPLSPVEAVPLIAPTPLLIVHGDRDAYFPLDHPRMLAAAGDAELWVERGMGHAENAADRELLARLGDWLTRA; from the coding sequence ATGAGTTCCGAGGCAGAGGGCCGATTTCACATCCTGGATGTTTCCTCGCTCACTTCCCGCCCTTTGCGGTCCACGCTGTGTACCGAGGACGGTGTCCGGATCGAGGCGGTTTACGAACCCTCAGGGGCAAGTGTCACCGATACGGCGGTCGTCCTCGCGCACGGCTTCACCGGGTCGGCCGACCGGCCCGCCGTCCGGCGCGCCGCCCGCGTCCTCGCGGAGCGCGGCGCGGCCGTCGTCACCTTCTCCTTCCGCGGGCACGGCCGCTCGGGCGGCCGCTCCACCGTCGGCGACCGGGAGGTCCTCGACCTGTCCGCCGCCGTCCGCTGGGCCCGTGAGCTCGGCCACGCGCGCGTGGCGACGGTCGGCTTCTCCATGGGCGGCTCCGTGGTCCTGCGCCACGCGGCCCTGGAGCGCGGGACGGAGGGCCGCGCCGACGCGGTGGCCGCCGTGTCCGCGCCCGCCCGCTGGTACTACCGGGGTACGGCCCCGATGCGCCGCGTCCACTGGGTGGTCACCCGGCCGGCGGGCCGCCTCGTCGGGCGGTACGGGCTCGGCACCCGGATCGACAGCCGCGCCTGGGACCCCGTGCCCCTGTCCCCCGTGGAGGCCGTCCCGCTGATCGCGCCGACCCCGCTGCTCATCGTGCACGGCGACCGGGACGCGTACTTCCCGCTCGACCACCCGCGCATGCTGGCCGCCGCGGGCGACGCGGAACTCTGGGTGGAGCGGGGGATGGGCCACGCCGAGAACGCGGCCGACCGGGAGCTGCTCGCCCGGCTCGGGGACTGGCTCACGCGCGCATAG
- a CDS encoding MoaD/ThiS family protein — translation MAAGTIRYWAAAKAAAGVAEEPYTAGTLAEALDAVRAKHPGELAQVLKRCSFLVDGDPVGTRSHETVRLAEGGTVEVLPPFAGG, via the coding sequence ATGGCAGCGGGAACCATCCGCTACTGGGCCGCGGCCAAGGCCGCCGCCGGAGTCGCCGAGGAGCCGTACACCGCCGGGACCCTGGCCGAGGCCCTCGACGCGGTCCGCGCGAAGCACCCGGGCGAGCTCGCCCAGGTCCTCAAGCGGTGCTCGTTCCTGGTCGACGGCGACCCCGTCGGGACCCGGAGCCATGAGACGGTACGGCTTGCCGAGGGCGGCACGGTCGAGGTGCTCCCCCCGTTCGCAGGAGGGTGA
- a CDS encoding LmeA family phospholipid-binding protein, with translation MRALRILLIVAVVLGGALVGIDRLAVSYAESEASSRVKLSASTSDSIEVDIKGFPFLTQVADKRFDEVDVKATGVRATAGDKDVRVGELTAVLRDVTVTGDWAGAKAGSASGTALISYADLTAASDREATVAYGGNGKVKVTGSVKILGRSLTRSVISTVTVVNGDTIKVRADEVPGAGIPGVEELVRARTDFERPLGMIAGMKVEKVEPRPDGLAVTVTGKDVVLAG, from the coding sequence ATGCGAGCACTGCGGATTCTGTTGATCGTGGCCGTCGTGCTGGGCGGGGCCCTCGTCGGGATCGACCGGCTGGCCGTGTCGTACGCGGAGTCGGAGGCGTCGAGCCGGGTGAAGCTCTCCGCCTCGACGAGCGACTCGATCGAGGTCGACATCAAGGGCTTCCCGTTCCTCACCCAGGTCGCGGACAAGCGGTTCGACGAGGTCGACGTGAAGGCGACCGGCGTGCGGGCGACGGCGGGCGACAAGGACGTCCGGGTCGGCGAGCTGACCGCGGTCCTGCGGGACGTGACCGTGACCGGCGACTGGGCGGGCGCGAAGGCGGGCTCGGCGAGCGGCACGGCCCTCATCTCGTACGCGGACCTCACCGCCGCCTCCGACCGCGAGGCCACCGTCGCCTACGGGGGGAACGGCAAGGTGAAGGTCACCGGCAGCGTGAAGATCCTGGGCCGCAGCCTGACCCGCTCGGTCATCTCCACGGTCACCGTCGTGAACGGCGACACCATCAAGGTCCGCGCCGACGAGGTGCCGGGCGCCGGCATCCCGGGCGTGGAGGAGCTGGTCCGCGCGCGCACCGACTTCGAGCGCCCGCTCGGCATGATCGCCGGGATGAAGGTGGAGAAGGTCGAGCCGCGCCCGGACGGCCTGGCGGTCACCGTGACCGGCAAGGACGTCGTCCTGGCGGGCTGA
- a CDS encoding putative leader peptide has product MKRQADLTKRRAVDLCRVAAMLCRSV; this is encoded by the coding sequence ATGAAGCGACAGGCGGATCTCACGAAGCGGCGGGCAGTAGACCTGTGCCGCGTCGCCGCCATGCTCTGTCGCTCAGTCTGA
- a CDS encoding sulfurtransferase, whose amino-acid sequence MARSDVLVDADWVEANLDNPQVAIVEVDEDTSAYEKNHIRNAIRIDWTKDLQDPVRRDFIDQEGFEKLLSAKGIANDTTVVLYGGNNNWFASYAYWYFKLYGHQDVKLLDGGRKKWELDSRDLVAEVPARPATEYKAKAQDASIRAFRDDVVAAIGAQNLVDVRSPDEFSGKLLAPAHLPQEQSQRPGHVPSARNIPWSKNANDDGTFKSDDELKALYEAEQVDLAKDTIAYCRIGERSALTWFVLHELLEVPNVKNYDGSWTEYGSLVGVPIELGANK is encoded by the coding sequence ATGGCTCGCAGCGACGTCCTGGTCGACGCGGACTGGGTCGAGGCCAACCTCGACAACCCGCAGGTCGCCATCGTCGAGGTCGACGAGGACACCTCGGCCTACGAGAAGAACCACATCCGCAACGCCATCCGCATCGACTGGACCAAGGACCTGCAGGACCCGGTCCGCCGCGACTTCATCGACCAGGAGGGCTTCGAGAAGCTCCTCTCGGCCAAGGGCATCGCGAACGACACCACGGTCGTCCTCTACGGCGGCAACAACAACTGGTTCGCCTCCTACGCCTACTGGTACTTCAAGCTCTACGGCCACCAGGACGTCAAGCTCCTCGACGGCGGCCGCAAGAAGTGGGAGCTCGACTCCCGCGACCTCGTCGCCGAGGTGCCGGCCCGCCCGGCCACCGAGTACAAGGCCAAGGCCCAGGACGCCTCGATCCGCGCCTTCCGCGACGACGTCGTGGCCGCGATCGGCGCCCAGAACCTGGTCGACGTCCGCTCGCCCGACGAGTTCTCCGGCAAGCTGCTCGCCCCGGCGCACCTCCCGCAGGAGCAGTCGCAGCGCCCCGGCCACGTGCCGAGCGCCCGCAACATCCCGTGGTCGAAGAACGCCAACGACGACGGCACCTTCAAGTCGGACGACGAGCTCAAGGCCCTCTACGAGGCCGAGCAGGTCGACCTGGCGAAGGACACCATCGCCTACTGCCGCATCGGCGAGCGCTCCGCGCTGACCTGGTTCGTCCTGCACGAGCTGCTCGAGGTCCCGAACGTCAAGAACTACGACGGCTCCTGGACCGAGTACGGCTCCCTCGTCGGCGTGCCGATCGAGCTCGGCGCCAACAAGTAA
- a CDS encoding DUF1416 domain-containing protein — MCGAQVGGPDVSTLKPGETAIQGQVTKDGEPVTGYVRLLDGSGEFTAEVPTSATGQFRFYAATGEWTLRALVPGAQADRKVVVTEAGSLTDVAIAV, encoded by the coding sequence ATGTGTGGAGCTCAGGTCGGCGGTCCCGACGTCAGCACGCTCAAGCCCGGTGAGACGGCCATCCAGGGCCAGGTGACCAAGGACGGCGAGCCCGTCACCGGTTACGTGCGCCTCCTCGACGGCTCCGGCGAGTTCACCGCCGAGGTCCCGACCTCGGCCACCGGCCAGTTCCGCTTCTACGCGGCGACCGGCGAGTGGACCCTGCGCGCCCTGGTTCCGGGCGCCCAGGCCGACCGCAAGGTCGTCGTCACCGAGGCCGGCAGCCTGACGGACGTCGCCATCGCGGTGTGA
- a CDS encoding DUF3099 domain-containing protein: MPGPEARPSGFFLSGRGARSYAEGVYARRRHVYFWMMGACLALFVGAWAVVRLFSMPVAIGMCVVAMVIPPVAAMIANRRGPEDRWWDDPSGDPKSDEWWDELDGKKRREP, encoded by the coding sequence ATTCCAGGACCTGAGGCACGGCCCTCCGGCTTCTTTCTTTCCGGGCGTGGCGCCCGGTCGTACGCTGAAGGTGTGTACGCGCGACGTCGGCACGTCTACTTCTGGATGATGGGCGCCTGCCTGGCCCTGTTCGTGGGCGCCTGGGCCGTCGTGCGGCTCTTCTCGATGCCGGTTGCCATCGGCATGTGCGTCGTCGCCATGGTCATCCCCCCGGTCGCCGCGATGATCGCGAACCGCCGGGGCCCGGAGGACCGCTGGTGGGACGACCCCTCGGGCGACCCGAAGTCGGACGAGTGGTGGGACGAGCTCGACGGCAAGAAGCGCCGCGAGCCGTAG
- a CDS encoding DsrE family protein: MAKKLVIKVTAGADAPERCSQAFTVAAVAVASGVEVSLWLTGESSWFALPGRAAEFELPHAAPLPDLIDSILAAGRITLCTQCAARREITEKDVLDGVRIAGAQVFVQEAMSDETQALVY; encoded by the coding sequence ATGGCGAAGAAGCTCGTGATCAAGGTGACCGCAGGGGCCGACGCCCCCGAACGCTGCTCCCAGGCCTTCACGGTGGCCGCCGTCGCCGTCGCCAGCGGCGTCGAGGTCTCGCTCTGGCTGACCGGCGAGTCCTCCTGGTTCGCCCTCCCCGGCCGCGCGGCGGAGTTCGAGCTCCCGCACGCCGCGCCGCTGCCGGACCTGATCGACTCGATCCTGGCGGCCGGCCGCATCACGCTCTGCACGCAGTGCGCGGCACGCCGCGAGATCACGGAGAAGGACGTCCTGGACGGCGTCCGCATCGCCGGCGCGCAGGTCTTCGTCCAGGAGGCGATGTCCGACGAGACCCAGGCCCTCGTGTATTGA
- a CDS encoding FABP family protein, producing the protein MIEIPSDLNPDLVPLAFLLGTWEGAGVSDFPGAEKCNFGQAVTFSHDGRDFIEYHSHTWVLDNDGNKVRPLESESGYWRIDRDRKVEVVMVRDQGVVEIWYGELADQKPQIDLATDAVARTVASGPYSGGKRLYGYVKSDLMWVGEKATPEIPLRPYMSAHLKKVVTPEEVAEMARNLPDMPDDGIAFFR; encoded by the coding sequence ATGATCGAGATCCCGTCCGACCTCAACCCGGACCTCGTCCCCCTCGCGTTCCTGCTCGGTACGTGGGAGGGCGCGGGCGTCTCCGACTTCCCCGGCGCCGAGAAGTGCAACTTCGGCCAGGCCGTGACGTTCAGCCACGACGGCCGGGACTTCATCGAGTACCACTCGCACACCTGGGTCCTGGACAACGACGGCAACAAGGTCCGTCCGCTGGAGAGCGAGAGCGGCTACTGGCGGATCGACCGGGACCGCAAGGTCGAGGTCGTCATGGTCCGCGACCAGGGCGTCGTCGAGATCTGGTACGGCGAGCTCGCCGACCAGAAGCCGCAGATCGACCTGGCGACGGACGCCGTCGCCCGCACCGTGGCCTCCGGCCCGTACAGCGGTGGCAAGCGGCTCTACGGCTACGTCAAGAGCGACCTGATGTGGGTCGGCGAGAAGGCCACCCCCGAGATCCCGCTCCGCCCGTACATGTCGGCGCACCTGAAGAAGGTCGTGACGCCGGAGGAGGTCGCGGAGATGGCCCGCAACCTGCCCGACATGCCGGACGACGGCATCGCCTTCTTCCGTTAG
- a CDS encoding Fur family transcriptional regulator produces the protein MVSTDWKSDLRQRGYRLTPQRQLVLEAVDRLEHATPDDILVEVRRTASGVNISTVYRTLELLEELGLVSHAHLGHGAPTYHLADRHHHLHLVCRDCSEVIEADVEVAAEFTGKLRETFGFETDMKHFAIFGRCRDCSNKDAAVES, from the coding sequence GTGGTGAGCACCGACTGGAAGAGCGACCTGCGGCAGCGCGGCTATCGGCTGACGCCGCAGCGTCAGCTTGTCCTGGAGGCCGTGGACAGGCTGGAGCACGCGACCCCGGACGACATCCTCGTCGAGGTCCGCAGGACGGCCTCCGGCGTGAACATCTCCACCGTGTACCGGACCCTGGAGCTCCTCGAGGAGCTCGGGCTCGTCTCCCACGCGCATCTGGGGCACGGGGCGCCGACCTATCACCTCGCCGACCGGCACCACCACCTGCACCTGGTCTGCCGGGACTGCTCCGAGGTGATCGAGGCGGACGTGGAGGTGGCGGCCGAGTTCACCGGGAAGCTCCGTGAGACCTTCGGGTTCGAGACGGACATGAAGCACTTCGCGATCTTCGGCCGGTGCCGGGACTGTTCGAACAAGGACGCTGCCGTCGAGTCGTAG
- a CDS encoding YgfZ/GcvT domain-containing protein → MKSPLLSLPGAVPAEGRDEGVAAHYGDLFREQRALSEGSGFVDLSHRGVVAVSGDDRLSWLHLLVTQHMTELPPGQATEALILSANGHIEHALYLVDDGETVWAHVEPGTQAELIAYLEAMKFFYRVEVADRTEDFAVVHLPAGSIAEVPAGVVVRETPHGRDLFLPRADLESFAASHGPAAGILAYEALRVEAHRPRLGFETDHRTIPHEVGLIGSAVHLQKGCYRGQETVARVQNLGKPPRRLVFLHLDGSEVLLPGHGTPIRLAADGEEGRQLGFVTTAVRHHELGPIALALVKRNVPVDAPLIAGTTAAAQETVVEP, encoded by the coding sequence ATGAAGAGCCCTCTGTTGTCCCTGCCCGGCGCCGTCCCCGCCGAAGGCCGCGACGAAGGCGTCGCCGCGCACTACGGCGATCTCTTCCGCGAGCAGCGTGCCCTCTCCGAGGGCAGCGGTTTCGTCGACCTCTCGCACCGGGGCGTCGTCGCCGTCTCCGGTGACGACCGGCTGAGCTGGCTGCACCTGCTCGTCACCCAGCACATGACCGAGCTGCCGCCCGGGCAGGCCACCGAGGCGCTGATCCTCTCCGCGAACGGGCACATCGAGCACGCCCTGTACCTCGTCGACGACGGCGAGACGGTGTGGGCGCACGTCGAGCCGGGGACGCAGGCCGAGCTCATCGCGTATCTGGAGGCGATGAAGTTCTTCTACCGGGTCGAGGTCGCCGACCGCACCGAGGACTTCGCCGTCGTCCACCTTCCGGCCGGTTCCATCGCCGAGGTGCCCGCGGGCGTCGTCGTACGGGAGACCCCGCACGGCCGCGATCTGTTCCTGCCCCGCGCCGACCTGGAGTCCTTCGCGGCCTCGCACGGGCCGGCCGCCGGGATCCTCGCGTACGAGGCGCTGCGGGTCGAGGCGCACCGGCCGCGGCTCGGCTTCGAGACCGACCACCGGACCATCCCGCACGAGGTCGGCCTCATCGGCAGCGCCGTCCACCTCCAGAAGGGCTGCTACCGGGGGCAGGAGACCGTCGCCCGGGTGCAGAACCTGGGGAAGCCGCCGCGCCGCCTGGTCTTCCTGCACCTGGACGGCAGCGAGGTCCTGCTGCCCGGCCACGGCACCCCGATCCGGCTCGCCGCGGACGGCGAGGAGGGCCGGCAGCTCGGTTTCGTGACGACCGCCGTCCGCCACCACGAGCTCGGGCCGATCGCCCTCGCCCTGGTCAAGCGGAACGTGCCGGTCGACGCCCCGCTGATCGCCGGGACGACGGCCGCCGCGCAGGAGACCGTCGTCGAGCCGTAG
- the dtd gene encoding D-aminoacyl-tRNA deacylase codes for MRAVVQRVDGASVVVAGETVGEITGEGLCVLVGVTHDDTPEKAAQLARKLWSVRVLDDEKSCSDVNAPLLVISQFTLYGDARKGRRPTWNAAAPGPVAEPLVDEVVAQLRALGAHVETGRFGAKMSVSLTNNGPFTVLIEV; via the coding sequence ATGCGAGCAGTGGTGCAGAGGGTCGACGGCGCGAGTGTCGTCGTCGCAGGGGAGACCGTCGGTGAGATCACCGGCGAGGGGCTGTGCGTCCTGGTCGGGGTGACCCATGACGACACCCCGGAGAAGGCCGCCCAATTGGCCAGAAAGCTCTGGTCCGTCCGGGTACTGGACGACGAGAAGTCGTGCTCCGACGTGAACGCGCCGCTGCTCGTCATCTCCCAGTTCACCCTCTACGGAGACGCCCGCAAGGGCCGCCGCCCCACCTGGAACGCCGCCGCCCCGGGCCCGGTCGCCGAACCCCTCGTCGACGAGGTCGTCGCCCAGCTGCGCGCCCTCGGCGCGCACGTGGAGACGGGCCGCTTCGGAGCGAAGATGAGCGTCTCCCTCACGAACAACGGCCCGTTCACGGTACTGATCGAGGTCTGA
- a CDS encoding GNAT family N-acetyltransferase yields the protein MTFDVRAVTESEFREWQRALRTGFLKAPVVSDEEFADRLAHADLARTLGVFDRDRIVGTFRSFRQEVSTVGGGSLTADAITQVTVAPTHRRQGLLSRMMSADLAAAKERGDAIATLIAAEYPIYGRYGFGPVSWIAEWSVDVRRAGLDPRRSGRPEDGGRIDLTDGDEIRKTGPELYRRLAAVRAGLTNRDKRDWDRGTGLGHQRAPWREPYYALYRSASGEVEGYAAYTADDKWNDANQPQHTATVRDLIAVTPAAERALWHYLCSLDWISTVRSGFRAPDDLLPLLLPDPRAARMVTYADMLWVRVLDVARVLEGRTYPVEDGLVLEVRDADGLAGGRFRLDASPAGAACVRTSESADLAFDVAESGTLAFGDESAVRLSRLGRVEELTPGAAARADLLFRTPLRPFSPDIF from the coding sequence ATGACCTTCGATGTGCGCGCCGTCACCGAATCAGAGTTCCGTGAGTGGCAGCGGGCGCTGCGCACCGGGTTCCTCAAAGCGCCGGTCGTCTCCGACGAGGAGTTCGCCGACCGGCTGGCGCACGCGGACCTCGCGCGGACGCTCGGCGTCTTCGACCGGGACCGGATCGTCGGCACCTTCCGGTCCTTCCGGCAGGAGGTCAGCACGGTCGGCGGGGGCAGTCTCACCGCCGACGCGATCACCCAGGTCACGGTCGCGCCGACGCACCGCAGGCAGGGTCTGCTGAGCCGGATGATGTCCGCCGACCTCGCCGCCGCGAAGGAGCGGGGCGACGCGATCGCGACGCTGATCGCCGCCGAGTACCCGATCTACGGGCGGTACGGCTTCGGTCCGGTGAGCTGGATCGCCGAGTGGAGCGTGGACGTGCGCCGGGCGGGTCTCGACCCGCGCCGCTCGGGCCGCCCGGAGGACGGCGGCCGGATCGATCTGACGGACGGCGACGAGATCCGGAAGACCGGCCCCGAGCTGTACCGCCGGCTCGCGGCCGTACGCGCCGGGCTCACGAACCGCGACAAGCGCGACTGGGACCGCGGCACCGGGCTCGGCCACCAGCGCGCGCCGTGGCGGGAGCCGTACTACGCGCTCTACCGGTCGGCGTCCGGCGAGGTCGAGGGGTACGCGGCGTACACCGCCGACGACAAGTGGAACGACGCGAACCAGCCGCAGCACACGGCGACCGTGCGCGACCTCATCGCCGTCACCCCGGCCGCCGAGCGCGCCCTGTGGCACTACCTCTGCTCGCTGGACTGGATCTCCACGGTCCGCTCCGGCTTCCGGGCGCCCGACGACCTGCTGCCGCTGCTCCTGCCCGACCCCCGCGCGGCGAGGATGGTGACGTACGCGGACATGCTGTGGGTGCGGGTCCTGGACGTGGCCCGGGTCCTGGAGGGGCGGACGTATCCGGTGGAGGACGGCCTCGTCCTGGAGGTGCGGGACGCCGACGGGCTGGCCGGCGGGCGCTTCCGGCTCGACGCCTCCCCGGCGGGCGCGGCCTGTGTCCGTACCTCCGAGTCGGCCGATCTCGCCTTCGACGTCGCCGAGTCGGGCACGCTCGCGTTCGGTGACGAGTCGGCGGTACGGCTGTCCCGGCTCGGGCGCGTCGAGGAGCTGACGCCCGGCGCCGCGGCCCGCGCCGACCTGCTGTTCCGTACCCCGCTCCGGCCGTTCTCGCCCGACATCTTCTGA